In Egicoccus sp. AB-alg2, a single genomic region encodes these proteins:
- the metK gene encoding methionine adenosyltransferase — MSRRSLFTSESVTEGHPDKMADQISDAILDAILAEDPQGRVACETLVTTGQVIIAGEISTETYVDIPRVVRDTVLSIGYDHHDMGFDGNTCGVSVAIDEQSPDIAMGVDTAFESRTGEDTDPYALQGAGDQGMMFGYATDETPSLMPTPIYLAHRMAHRLSDVRKSGEIPYLRPDGKTQVTVAYENGVPKAITAVVISTQHRSEIDLSTLLRPDIEEQVIQPLLPDDIDTSDVKVYVNPTGRFELGGPLADAGLTGRKIIVDTYGGMARHGGGAFSGKDPSKVDRSAAYAVRWVAKNIVAAGLAKRAELQVAYAIGVASPVSLNLETFGTEQVDPDAILRGVREVFDLRPAAIADALELRKPGYRQTAAYGHFGREGDRFTWERTDRADALRRAVQ; from the coding sequence GTGTCGCGTCGAAGCCTGTTCACGTCCGAGTCCGTGACCGAGGGGCACCCGGACAAGATGGCCGACCAGATCTCGGACGCCATCCTCGACGCCATCCTGGCCGAGGACCCGCAGGGGCGCGTCGCCTGCGAGACGCTGGTGACGACCGGTCAGGTCATCATCGCCGGCGAGATCTCCACCGAGACCTACGTGGACATCCCCCGCGTCGTGCGCGACACGGTCCTGTCGATCGGCTACGACCACCACGACATGGGCTTCGACGGCAACACCTGTGGGGTTTCGGTCGCCATCGACGAGCAGTCGCCCGACATCGCGATGGGCGTCGACACGGCCTTCGAGTCGCGCACCGGCGAGGACACCGACCCCTACGCGCTGCAGGGCGCCGGCGACCAGGGGATGATGTTCGGCTACGCCACCGACGAGACCCCCTCGTTGATGCCGACGCCGATCTACCTCGCGCACCGGATGGCCCACCGCCTGTCGGACGTGCGCAAGTCGGGCGAGATCCCCTACCTGCGTCCCGACGGCAAGACGCAGGTCACCGTCGCCTACGAGAACGGGGTGCCGAAGGCGATCACGGCGGTTGTCATCTCCACCCAGCACCGCTCGGAGATCGACCTGTCGACACTGCTGCGGCCCGACATCGAGGAACAGGTCATCCAGCCGCTGCTGCCCGACGACATCGACACATCGGACGTGAAGGTCTACGTCAACCCGACCGGCCGGTTCGAGCTGGGCGGTCCGCTGGCGGACGCCGGCCTGACGGGCCGCAAGATCATCGTCGACACCTACGGCGGCATGGCCAGACACGGCGGTGGGGCGTTCTCCGGCAAGGACCCGTCGAAGGTCGACCGATCGGCGGCGTACGCGGTGCGGTGGGTGGCCAAGAACATCGTCGCCGCCGGCCTCGCCAAGCGCGCCGAACTGCAGGTCGCCTACGCGATCGGCGTGGCCTCCCCGGTGTCGCTCAACCTGGAGACCTTCGGGACCGAGCAGGTCGACCCCGACGCGATCCTGCGCGGCGTGCGCGAGGTCTTCGACCTGCGCCCCGCCGCCATCGCCGACGCGCTGGAGCTGCGCAAGCCGGGCTACCGCCAGACCGCGGCCTACGGCCACTTCGGCCGCGAGGGCGACCGGTTCACCTGGGAGCGCACCGACCGCGCCGACGCGCTGCGTCGCGCCGTTCAGTGA
- the rpoZ gene encoding DNA-directed RNA polymerase subunit omega, producing MARIDDLMDKVDSKFHLVHLAAKRAREINGYYAQLGEGLGQYVPPLVQTASNKPLSIALEEISQAKIEGVESAGDGTDPLAFIEGDEQA from the coding sequence ATCGCTCGCATCGACGACCTGATGGACAAGGTGGACTCGAAGTTCCACCTGGTGCACCTCGCGGCCAAGCGCGCCCGCGAGATCAACGGCTACTACGCGCAGCTCGGCGAGGGCCTCGGCCAGTACGTCCCGCCGCTGGTCCAAACCGCGTCGAACAAGCCGCTGTCGATCGCGCTCGAGGAGATCTCGCAGGCGAAGATCGAAGGCGTCGAGTCGGCCGGGGACGGCACCGACCCGCTCGCGTTCATCGAGGGCGACGAACAGGCCTGA
- the fmt gene encoding methionyl-tRNA formyltransferase → MRVAFLGTPEVAVPALDALVAAGDVEVAVVLTNPDRPKGRSRTPVAPPVKQAALAHGLEVWQPAKPSEVLDEFAALQVDACAVVAYGALLPKRFLEAGGRGFVNLHFSLLPRWRGAAPVQHALRAGDERTGITTFVLDEGMDTGPILDRVVVPIDPDESAGDLLARLARLGAPVLVDSIRRLVAGEEPVAQPAEGATLAPKITPDDVRIDWRAPARAVVDLVRSADPAPGAHTTWRGRRLKVLATRATDTTGEPGTVVARTGEGVEVAAGDGAVLLRRVQPEGKAAMDGVAFANGYRPEPGERLGEYAS, encoded by the coding sequence GTGCGTGTCGCGTTCCTCGGCACCCCTGAGGTGGCCGTGCCCGCCCTCGATGCCCTCGTCGCGGCCGGCGACGTCGAGGTGGCCGTGGTCCTCACCAACCCCGACCGTCCGAAGGGCCGCTCGCGGACTCCGGTCGCGCCGCCGGTGAAGCAGGCCGCGCTCGCCCACGGGCTCGAGGTCTGGCAGCCGGCCAAGCCGAGCGAGGTGCTCGACGAGTTCGCCGCGCTGCAGGTGGACGCCTGCGCGGTCGTCGCCTACGGCGCGCTGCTGCCCAAGCGGTTCCTGGAGGCCGGAGGCCGCGGGTTCGTCAACCTGCACTTCTCCCTGTTGCCACGCTGGCGCGGCGCCGCTCCCGTCCAGCACGCCCTGCGGGCCGGCGACGAGAGGACCGGCATCACGACCTTCGTGCTCGACGAGGGCATGGACACCGGCCCGATCCTCGACCGGGTCGTGGTGCCCATCGACCCCGACGAGTCCGCCGGTGACCTGCTCGCCCGTCTGGCACGGCTGGGCGCGCCCGTGCTGGTCGACTCGATCCGGCGACTGGTCGCCGGCGAGGAGCCGGTGGCCCAACCCGCCGAGGGTGCGACGCTGGCGCCGAAGATCACCCCGGACGACGTGCGCATCGACTGGCGGGCGCCGGCCCGCGCGGTCGTCGACCTCGTCCGCAGCGCCGACCCGGCCCCCGGCGCCCACACCACGTGGCGTGGCCGGCGCCTGAAGGTGCTGGCCACCCGCGCCACGGACACGACCGGCGAGCCGGGCACCGTCGTCGCACGCACCGGCGAGGGTGTCGAGGTGGCCGCGGGTGACGGGGCCGTGCTGCTGCGGCGCGTGCAGCCGGAGGGCAAGGCCGCGATGGACGGCGTCGCGTTCGCCAACGGCTACCGGCCCGAGCCGGGCGAACGGCTCGGCGAGTACGCCTCGTGA
- the coaBC gene encoding bifunctional phosphopantothenoylcysteine decarboxylase/phosphopantothenate--cysteine ligase CoaBC: MSDLRGARILLGVSGGIAAYKAALLARLLVGAGATVDPVLTRGARHFVGAATFEGITGRHVRDEVWQDIPDETHVALGRAADVAVVYPATANVLAKLAGGHADDLLTTTLLAATCPLVVAPAMHTEMWEHAATRRNAAVLRERGVDVLGPAVGPLMGGDAGAGRLVEPDEAYARIVAHLQATRSRRDDLAGRRVLVTAGGTREPIDPVRFLGNRSSGKMGFAVAAAAAARGAKVDLVAAPSSLATPPGVERHDVTTALEMRDAVLARVDAVDVVVKAAAVADFRPAQAAASKLKKAAGAPRLELVPNPDILAELGARKAGGGLRALLVGFAAETDDVEAYGRDKLARKNADLLVVNDVGAADAGFGVDTNRVVILGRDGSRVEVALAAKTMVADRILDEVAARLRQG; the protein is encoded by the coding sequence GTGAGCGATCTGCGCGGCGCCCGGATCCTGCTGGGCGTCAGCGGCGGCATCGCGGCGTACAAGGCCGCGCTCCTGGCACGGCTGCTGGTCGGTGCCGGGGCCACCGTCGATCCGGTGCTCACCCGTGGCGCCCGCCACTTCGTGGGTGCCGCCACGTTCGAGGGCATCACCGGCCGCCACGTGCGTGACGAGGTCTGGCAGGACATCCCTGACGAGACCCACGTCGCGCTGGGGCGCGCCGCCGACGTCGCCGTCGTCTACCCGGCGACCGCCAATGTCCTGGCCAAGCTCGCCGGCGGCCATGCCGACGATCTGCTGACCACGACGCTGCTGGCCGCCACCTGCCCGCTGGTCGTGGCACCGGCGATGCACACCGAGATGTGGGAGCACGCGGCCACGCGCCGCAACGCGGCCGTACTGCGCGAGCGCGGCGTCGACGTGCTCGGCCCGGCGGTCGGGCCGCTGATGGGTGGCGACGCCGGCGCCGGGCGGCTTGTCGAACCCGACGAGGCCTACGCCCGGATCGTCGCCCACCTCCAGGCCACCCGCAGTCGCCGTGACGACCTCGCCGGCCGGCGGGTGCTGGTCACCGCCGGCGGCACCCGGGAGCCGATCGATCCCGTGCGCTTCCTCGGCAACCGCTCCAGCGGGAAGATGGGCTTCGCGGTGGCGGCCGCGGCTGCCGCCCGCGGCGCCAAGGTCGATCTCGTCGCCGCGCCGTCATCGTTGGCGACGCCGCCGGGTGTGGAACGCCACGACGTCACCACGGCGCTCGAGATGCGCGACGCCGTGCTGGCTCGGGTCGACGCGGTCGACGTGGTCGTCAAGGCCGCGGCCGTGGCCGACTTCCGCCCGGCGCAGGCGGCGGCCTCCAAGCTCAAGAAGGCGGCCGGGGCTCCGCGGCTGGAGCTGGTGCCCAACCCGGACATCCTGGCGGAGCTCGGTGCCCGCAAGGCCGGCGGAGGCCTGCGAGCCCTGCTCGTCGGTTTCGCCGCGGAGACCGACGACGTGGAGGCCTACGGGCGCGACAAGCTCGCCCGCAAGAACGCCGATCTGCTCGTCGTCAACGACGTCGGTGCCGCCGACGCCGGCTTCGGGGTCGACACCAACCGCGTCGTGATCCTCGGCCGCGACGGCAGCCGGGTCGAGGTGGCGCTGGCGGCCAAGACGATGGTGGCCGACCGGATCCTCGACGAGGTGGCGGCCCGACTTCGCCAGGGCTGA
- the def gene encoding peptide deformylase: MSRLEIRIFGDPVLRQRAHEVEDFDGRLAKLAGDMFDTMRAAEGVGLAANQVGVLKRLFTWEVPQEDGDDLGGAVVNPTLLDASEEDLQDGEEGCLSFPGLFYPVQRPLRIEVGYQDLGGDHQKVQLEGYFARIWLHEMDHLNGILFVDHLAKHDKQEALRRIRDYRIEQGLDDPTPPKPGGLLLGRRPR; encoded by the coding sequence GTGAGCAGGCTCGAGATCCGTATCTTCGGGGACCCCGTGCTGCGTCAGCGCGCTCACGAGGTCGAGGACTTCGACGGCCGCCTCGCCAAGCTGGCCGGCGACATGTTCGACACCATGCGCGCGGCCGAGGGCGTCGGCCTGGCCGCGAACCAGGTCGGCGTGCTCAAGCGGCTGTTCACCTGGGAGGTCCCGCAGGAGGATGGCGACGACCTGGGTGGTGCGGTCGTGAACCCGACCCTGCTCGACGCCTCCGAGGAGGACCTGCAGGACGGCGAGGAGGGGTGTCTGTCGTTCCCCGGCCTGTTCTACCCCGTGCAGCGGCCGCTACGCATCGAGGTCGGCTACCAGGACCTGGGCGGCGACCACCAGAAGGTCCAACTGGAGGGCTACTTCGCCCGCATCTGGTTGCACGAGATGGACCACCTCAACGGCATCCTGTTCGTCGACCACCTCGCCAAGCACGACAAGCAGGAGGCGTTGCGCCGGATCCGGGACTACCGGATCGAGCAGGGGCTCGACGACCCGACGCCGCCGAAGCCGGGCGGCCTGCTGCTCGGCCGTCGCCCGCGCTGA
- a CDS encoding LemA family protein — MDPGVLVAIVVAVAVVFAPIYTYNRFVAQRASMDAAWAGIDVELQRRHDLVPNLVRSVQGYAAHERALFEQVVEARNRAVASVAPEVPVTDQARAEDALTERLTGLLVLAEGYPQLRADRVFLDLQRQLVETEDRISASRRLYNLEVAAYERRRQAFPSNLVASAFGFDRRPLFEILDAAARHAPHVSA; from the coding sequence ATGGATCCCGGTGTGCTGGTCGCGATCGTCGTCGCCGTCGCCGTGGTGTTCGCCCCGATCTATACCTACAACCGGTTCGTCGCCCAGCGGGCGTCCATGGACGCCGCCTGGGCGGGCATCGACGTCGAGTTGCAGCGCCGCCACGACCTCGTCCCGAACCTGGTACGCAGCGTGCAGGGCTACGCCGCCCACGAACGTGCCCTGTTCGAGCAGGTCGTCGAGGCCCGCAACCGGGCGGTGGCGTCCGTGGCCCCCGAGGTGCCGGTGACCGACCAGGCCCGGGCCGAGGACGCGCTCACCGAGCGGCTGACCGGCCTGCTGGTGCTGGCCGAGGGCTACCCGCAGCTGCGCGCCGACCGGGTGTTCCTCGACCTGCAACGGCAGCTGGTGGAGACCGAGGACCGCATCTCCGCCTCGCGCCGGCTCTACAACCTCGAGGTGGCCGCCTACGAGCGTCGGCGGCAGGCGTTCCCGTCGAACCTGGTCGCGTCCGCGTTCGGGTTCGACCGCCGCCCGCTGTTCGAGATCCTGGACGCCGCCGCGCGACACGCCCCGCACGTCAGCGCCTGA